The Dreissena polymorpha isolate Duluth1 chromosome 10, UMN_Dpol_1.0, whole genome shotgun sequence genome includes a region encoding these proteins:
- the LOC127849218 gene encoding uncharacterized protein LOC127849218 produces the protein MPTSDVKVNTTSQLGRQLQVAGFKDLPIYVAVTVLVSFSTFWGIGMSFDYYFYRNRKYKAEEWKCQPDRWLSNSTEWHEFLLGSFNVLISSVAYGFISCYIMNGGKCTLYARPDEYGLAYLLLSVPALFIYNEAIIYYAHRMFHTPFLYRHFHKVHHRNKSPTLYGVFATHPLEFIFYQILVAWPVIVVPLHAGVFLTILLYGYYYGMMDHSGIKMDALWPWQPSTMFHDDHHRHFHCNFGTNTILFDRFHGTLRRTNRKYGEKVFGGKGTAESSENNQSEFYTYSTWNISPFK, from the exons ATGCCGACGTCTGACGTAAAAGTGAATACTACGTCTCAGCTTGGACGTCAGCTGCAGGTTGCGGGGTTTAAAGACTTGCCAATCTACGTTGCGGTTACTGTCCTCGTCTCTTTCAGCACGTTCTGGGGTATCGGGATGAGTTTCGACTATTACTTTTACAGGAATAGAAAATATAAG GCGGAGGAGTGGAAGTGTCAGCCAGATCGCTGGCTCTCGAATTCTACCGAGTGGCACGAGTTCCTACTGGGTTCCTTCAACGTGCTCATAAGCTCCGTCGCCTATGGATTCATCTCGTGCTATATCATGAACGGAG GTAAATGCACGTTATACGCGAGGCCGGACGAGTACGGCTTGGCATACCTTCTCCTCTCCGTTCCTGCGCTGTTCATCTACAACGAGGCGATTATCTACTACGCTCACCGGATGTTCCATACCCCATTCCTGTATCGTCACTTTCACAAGGTTCACCATCGTAACAAGAGCCCCACGTTGTATGGTGTATTCGCCACGCATCCGCTTGAGTTCATTTTCTACCAGATCTTAGTGGCATGGCCCGTGATTGTCGTACCGTTACACGCAG GCGTTTTCCTAACCATTCTTCTGTACGGCTATTACTACGGAATGATGGACCACTCAGGCATCAAGATGGACGCACTGTGGCCATGGCAACCGTCCACGATGTTCCATGACGACCATCACAG GCATTTCCACTGTAATTTCGGAACCAATACAATTTTGTTCGACCGTTTCCATGGTACCCTAAGGCGTACGAATCGGAAGTACGGAGAGAAGGTTTTTGGCGGGAAGGGGACAGCGGAGTCATCCGAAAACAACCAATCAGAATTCTACACGTATTCCACATGGAACATTTCTCCATTCAAATAA